The Aspergillus chevalieri M1 DNA, chromosome 5, nearly complete sequence genome includes a region encoding these proteins:
- a CDS encoding cytochrome P450 (COG:Q;~EggNog:ENOG410Q1ZB;~InterPro:IPR001128,IPR002403,IPR036396;~PFAM:PF00067;~TransMembrane:1 (i7-26o);~go_function: GO:0004497 - monooxygenase activity [Evidence IEA];~go_function: GO:0005506 - iron ion binding [Evidence IEA];~go_function: GO:0016705 - oxidoreductase activity, acting on paired donors, with incorporation or reduction of molecular oxygen [Evidence IEA];~go_function: GO:0020037 - heme binding [Evidence IEA];~go_process: GO:0055114 - oxidation-reduction process [Evidence IEA]), with protein MLEDFGLGTWHWAIAFALILGVFVLYEPNGDLIDVPTVKYSRYLPAFFNRVIFYSVGSQLIDEGYEKYKDTPFRILKADGDLIVLPAKYIDELRNVGPSELSSLDAQYNNVLGKYTNVLVESRLPSFTVTKRLNPAIGRLVPKLIDELQYAFDIEVPKCDEWTPINAYNMLLGILTRATSRIICGDSICRNEKWLETVTNYTINVGITVVLLRPFPKLLRPLVAKFLPSVRKLNEQVKFVKQELFIPMINARRHEEKHNPNYQKPDDFLQWMMDAADNPRDADADFMAHNLFIIMSLAVVHTSSMLMTHMLYDLIEMPEYLEPLREEIQATLANGWTNAKQSSFISQHRMDSFMKEVQRFNPTGEVSMHRIVRCPVVLTGGLVLPRGAHICFAAGPLSRDPNIISEPTPFSGLRWSTTPEIKTNSFVSIGPHNMHFGFGRQACPGRFFASVTIKAIMSRIIAEYEFKYEGERNERPANVRIGEQIMPNMETRIVMRRREGVVA; from the exons ATGCTCGAAGACTTTGGCTTGGGCACTTGGCATTGGGCCATCGCTTTTGCCTTGATATTGGGTGTATTCGTTCTCTATGAGCCAAATGGCGATCTCATCGACGTGCCTACTGTCAAGTACAGTCGCTACCTGCCTGCTTTCTTCAATCGTGTGATTTTTTACTCCGTTGGTTCGCAGCTCATTGACGAAGGTTATGAAAAG TACAAAGACACCCCGTTTCGCATCCTCAAAGCCGACGGTGATTTGATCGTGTTGCCGGCCAAGTATATCGATGAGCTGCGTAATGTTGGGCCATCTGAGCTGAGCTCCTTGGATGCTCAGTATAAC AATGTGCTCGGGAAGTATACAAATGTGTTGGTTGAAAGTCGTTTGCCTTCTTTCACTGTTACGAAGCGGTTAAATCCTGCGATTG GTCGGTTGGTTCCTAAACTCATTGATGAGCTTCAGTATGCCTTTGACATTGAAGTCCCCAAGTGTGATG AGTGGACTCCCATCAATGCATACAACATGCTACTAGGCATCCTCACCCGCGCCACCTCCAGAATCATATGCGGCGACTCCATCTGTCGAAACGAGAAATGGCTAGAAACCGTCACCAACTACACCATCAACGTCGGCATCACAGTCGTTCTCCTCCGCCCATTCCCCAAGCTCCTCCGTCCCCTAGTCGCCAAGTTCCTTCCCAGCGTACGCAAGCTCAATGAGCAGGTCAAATTCGTCAAGCAGGAGCTGTTCATTCCCATGATCAATGCGCGTCGCCATGAGGAAAAGCATAACCCGAATTATCAGAAGCCGGATGACTTTCTGCAGTGGATGATGGATGCGGCTGATAACCCTCGTGATGCGGATGCGGATTTCATGGCGCATAatctcttcattatcatgAGTTTGGCGGTTGTGCATACAAGCTCGATGCTAATGACGCATATGCTTTACGATTTGATAGAGATGCCGGAATATCTGGAGCCATTACGAGAGGAGATCCAGGCTACGCTTGCGAATGGTTGGACCAACGCGAAACAGTCGTCATTCATCTCCCAGCATCGCATGGATAGCTTCATGAAGGAAGTGCAGCGGTTCAACCCTACCGGCGAAG TCTCCATGCATCGCATCGTCCGCTGTCCCGTAGTTCTCACCGGTGGCCTAGTCCTTCCCCGCGGCGCCCACATTTGCTTCGCAGCGGGCCCCCTCTCGCGCGACCCCAACATCATCTCCGAGCCAACCCCCTTCTCCGGCCTCCGCTGGTCCACGACGCCCGAGATCAAAACGAACAGTTTCGTCAGTATCGGCCCGCACAATATGCATTTCGGATTCGGACGCCAGGCATGCCCTGGTCGGTTCTTCGCGTCGGTTACGATCAAGGCGATTATGAGCCGGATTATTGCGGAGTATGAGTTTAAGTATGAGGGGGAGAGGAACGAGAGGCCGGCGAATGTGAGGATTGGAGAGCAGATTATGCCTAATATGGAGACAAGGATTGTTatgaggaggagggagggGGTTGTTGCTTGA
- a CDS encoding chromatin-binding exonuclease XRN1 (COG:A;~EggNog:ENOG410PGRH;~InterPro:IPR027073,IPR040486,IPR041106,IPR014722, IPR016494,IPR040992,IPR041412,IPR041385,IPR004859;~PFAM:PF18129,PF18332,PF18334,PF03159,PF17846, PF18194;~go_function: GO:0003676 - nucleic acid binding [Evidence IEA];~go_function: GO:0004527 - exonuclease activity [Evidence IEA];~go_function: GO:0008409 - 5'-3' exonuclease activity [Evidence IEA];~go_process: GO:0000956 - nuclear-transcribed mRNA catabolic process [Evidence IEA]): MGVPKFFRWLSERYPAISMLIAENRIPEFDNLYLDMNGIIHNCTHKDSDSPTFRMTEDQMFIAIFNYIEHLYGKIKPKKLFFMAVDGVAPRAKMNQQRARRFRTALDAEVAKEKAISQGMEMPKEDAFDSNCITPGTEFMAKLTEQLKYFVNKKISEDKDWQGVDIVLSGHEVPGEGEHKIMEYIRRSKAQPGYDSNLRHCLYGLDADLIMLGLLSHDPHFCLLREEVTFGRQVQKKPKELEHQNFYLLHICMVREYLELEFQELEQEGVLGFHFDMERVIDDFILMAFFVGNDFLPNLPNLHINEGALALMFKIYKDILPKMGGYINEQGVINRERLGMLVNALSDVEYRFFEAEYSDAQWIRAKKNEGVPEPNGKPKSLTVTPAQKKLFKDVKKYVLNRPEKAVEPKPLDLPSTLPARDRKFLEQLAEDLRLPWTTVPDEHGDRFLRLQLPASENDDDDDEEDEEASMAVHRIIRKYDNAKVEELSPEEAQEAAEKKYEMKFQEWKNNYYQSKFGWGLESHEEMRELTENYFQGLQWVLYYYYRGIASWPWFFRYHYAPMISDVKHGLNADVNFNLGQPFRPFDQLMGVLPDRSKKIVPPAYRDLMTSPESPIIDFYPRDFELDMNGKKMEWEAVVKIPFIEERRLLDALDKRENLLTPEEKTRNDFGVSLKFTYSPDVQFIYPSSLPGVFPEIPHCHCIENVFDLPTMDGLEPYIGLVEGVQLGAAALAGFPSLKTLPHVGQLGFHGVTVFQQESRNESMVITLLEPGSRSTSELAKSKLGKRVFVGYPFLQEAFVVRVSDELFDYTLPEGSPYVVATPHSPPEIERWSKKADRIEGVYSKRLGTIIGPVEAMVHVQMLKGLLKTDEGATMKEFADIPGLETDYALQLIVDEVVNPDERFIEREALPIEEEFPEGSRAFFLGDFNYGRPVHITGHDDGKVNGMIASVKGRDPEFGKERAREAEKFCPYMPSYAIAKSLHLNPLVLAKITSSFSVDIEGQRVNLGLNLKFEAKKQKVLGYSRRGDSGWEFSPKAVNLLQQYMINFPEFIAGIQANPQRDRYQPTDFYPEEVALQKMKDIRDWLKSIEAKSFERVPLEAEQLDSDVVKVIEQDADAYNQNLPPMLPKKIRGVPRSALLRPSDVEQRLGNQSFKLGDRVVYAQDSGKVPIATRGTVIGLTRTPRALLLDVVFDATFMSGTTLGDRCSPFRGQTVLASSVLNVSYRQLIASTRAAASQQAQSHISPLTTAGYGTPLGPNGQGQLRSAPAPPPLKSSYRGAVAGNGHAPRGRGRGGPQQTSLPFRPHPNNGVPPTGPRGNGRGRGSYGRGGYHALDNRNPDEGIFKNNPNFQPKNYSQVPPPASVDVRGRGRGRGGFRGAFRGRGAPRGRGAAAAGDS, translated from the exons ATGGGTGTTCCGAAATTCTTTCGCTGGCTGAGTGAGCGGTATCCGGCCATCTCGATGCTCATCGCAGAGAACCGGATACCTGAATTCGATAATCTATATCTTGACATGAACGGTATTATTCACAACTGTACGCACAAGGACAGCGATTCACCAACGTTTCGCATGACGGAGGATCAAATGTTCATCGCTATATTCAACTATATCGAACACCTGTACGGCAAGATCAAGCCAAAAAAGCTTTTCTTCATGGCCGTTGATGGTGTTGCGCCCCGCGCGAAGATGAACCAACAGCGTGCGCGACGGTTTCGGACAGCTCTAGACGCCGAAGTAGCGAAGGAGAAGGCTATCAGTCAGGGAATGGAAATGCCAAAGGAGGATGCATTCGACAGCAATTGTATCACTCCAGGAACGGAGTTCATGGCGAAGTTGACAGAACAGTTGAAGTATTTTGTCAACAAGAAGATCTCGGAGGACAAGGATTGGCAAGGAGTTGATATTGTTCTGTCTGGTCATGAGGTACCGGGTGAAGGTGAACACAAGATCATGGAATACATCCGGCGTTCGAAAGCACAGCCCGGTTACGATTCGAATCTTCGCCATTGTCTTTACGGTCTTGATGCCGATCTTATCATGCTGGGACTTCTCAGCCATGATCCCCATTTCTGTCTTCTTCGTGAAGAGGTCACTTTTGGTCGACAGGTTCAGAAGAAGCCCAAAGAACTTGAGCATCAAAATTTCTATTTATTGCATATCTGCATGGTTCGGGAGTACTTGGAGTTGGAGTTCCAAGAATTGGAGCAGGAAGGCGTTTTGGGATTCCATTTTGACATGGAGCGGGTTATTGATGACTTTATCCTTATGGCATTCTTTGTCGGAAACGACTTTTTGCCTAATTTGCCGAATCTGCATATCAACGAGGGTGCCTTGGCTTTGATGTTCAAGATCTACAAGGATATCTTGCCAAAAATGGGTGGTTACATCAATGAACAAGGTGTTATCAACCGTGAACGATTAGGGATGCTTGTTAATGCTCTGAGTGACGTGGAATATCGCTTCTTCGAGGCCGAGTACTCGGACGCGCAATGGATTCGCGCCAAGAAGAATGAAGGTGTCCCGGAACCAAATGGGAAGCCCAAGAGCCTCACAGTCACCCCGGCTCAGAAGAAACTTTTCAAAGACGTGAAAAAGTACGTTCTAAACCGACCTGAAAAGGCGGTGGAGCCGAAACCTTTGGACCTTCCTTCTACGCTTCCAGCTCGTGATCGCAAGTTTCTTGAACAGCTCGCGGAAGATCTTCGACTGCCATGGACAACGGTCCCTGATGAGCATGGTGACCGGTTTCTCCGGCTTCAACTCCCTGCGAGCGAaaatgatgacgatgacgatgaggaagatgaagaagctTCCATGGCCGTTCATCGTATCATCCGGAAGTATGATAACGCCAAGGTGGAAGAGCTGTCACCCGAGGAGGCCCAGGAGGCGGCGGAGAAGAAGTACGAAATGAAGTTTCAGGAGTGGAAAAACAACTACTACCAGAGCAAATTTGGTTGGGGCTTGGAAAGCCATGAGGAGATGAGAGAATTGACCGAGAACTACTTTCAAGGTCTTCAATGGGTACTATACTACTATTACAGAGGCATTGCATCCTGGCCCTGGTTCTTCCGCTATCATTATGCTCCAATGATTTCTG ATGTGAAACATGGTTTGAACGCCGATGTGAATTTCAACCTTGGCCAGCCGTTCCGGCCATTCGACCAGCTTATGGGTGTTCTGCCTGACCGAAGCAAGAAAATTGTCCCTCCTGCCTATCGGGATCTGATGACCTCGCCTGAATCGCCTATCATCGATTTCTACCCTCGCGATTTCGAATTGGACATGAACGGGAAGAAGATGGAATGGGAGGCTGTCGTCAAAATCCCGTTCATCGAGGAACGCCGCTTATTGGATGCCCTTGATAAGAGAGAGAACCTTTTGACCCctgaagaaaagacaagGAACGATTTTGGCGTCAGTCTCAAGTTCACCTACTCCCCCGATGTACAATTCATATATCCGTCGTCCCTTCCTGGCGTCTTTCCCGAAATCCCGCATTGCCATTGCATCGAGAACGTCTTTGATTTGCCTACCATGGATGGCCTGGAACCGTATATTGGGTTGGTTGAAGGCGTACAACTAGGTGCTGCAGCGTTAGCTGGATTCCCCAGCCTGAAGACTCTGCCGCATGTCGGTCAACTAGGTTTCCACGGAGTAACCGTGTTTCAGCAAGAGAGCCGTAACGAAAGCATGGTCATTACGCTTCTCGAGCCCGGCAGCAGGTCGACTAGTGAACTGGCCAAGTCTAAACTAGGGAAGCGCGTTTTTGTGGGGTATCCTTTCCTCCAGGAAGCTTTCGTCGTCCGCGTTTCCGATGAGTTATTTGACTACACGCTTCCTGAAGGATCGCCGTATGTTGTTGCTACCCCACACTCCCCTCCAGAGATTGAACGGTGGAGCAAAAAGGCCGATAGGATTGAAGGTGTCTATAGCAAACGATTGGGCACGATCATCGGCCCTGTGGAGGCAATGGTCCATGTCCAAATGCTCAAGGGATTGCTCAAGACAGACGAGGGCGCCACCATGAAGGAATTTGCCGACATCCCTGGGCTGGAGACCGATTATGCCCTTCAGTTGATCGTCGATGAAGTAGTGAACCCCGACGAACGATTCATCGAACGGGAGGCCCTGCCGATTGAGGAGGAATTCCCCGAGGGATCTCGAGCCTTCTTCCTCGGGGACTTCAACTACGGTAGACCCGTTCATATTACTGGCCATGATGACGGCAAGGTCAACGGTATGATTGCTTCTGTGAAAGGGCGAGACCCTGAATTTGGAAAGGAACGTGCCCGGGAAGCGGAGAAGTTCTGTCCATACATGCCTTCCTATGCCATTGCGAAAAGCTTACATTTGAATCCCCTCGTGCTGGCGAAGATCACATCTTCATTCAGCGTTGACATTGAAGGCCAGCGCGTAAACCTGGGACTTAACTTGAAGTTCGAAgcgaagaagcagaaggttCTTGGTTATTCACGCCGTGGAGATTCAGGCTGGGAGTTCAGTCCAAAAGCGGTCAACCTGTTGCAGCAGTATATGATCAATTTCCCGGAGTTTATTGCGGGTATTCAGGCAAACCCTCAGCGTGACCGGTATCAGCCCACCGACTTCTACCCTGAGGAGGTTGCTCTCCAAAAAATGAAGGATATCCGGGACTGGCTGAAGTCGATCGAGGCTAAGAGTTTTGAGAGGGTCCCTCTCGAGGCTGAACAACTCGACTCGGATGTGGTCAAGGTGATCGAACAGGACGCGGACGCATATAATCAGAACTTGCCGCCGATGTTGCCTAAGAAGATCCGCGGTGTCCCTCGAAGTGCACTTCTTCGCCCTTCGGATGTTGAACAGCGACTTGGAAACCAGAGTTTCAAGCTTGGGGACCGTGTTGTCTACGCCCAGGACTCCGGTAAAGTGCCAATCGCCACCAGAGGAACTGTTATTGGCCTTACCCGCACGCCACGGGCGCTATTGCTCGACGTCGTATTCGATGCTACATTCATGAGCGGCACAACATTGGGAGATAGATGTTCACCCTTCCGAGGCCAGACTGTCTTAGCCTCTTCCGTGTTGAACGTGTCGTATCGACAGCTGATCGCCAGTACCCGAGCAGCCGCAAGCCAACAGGCACAGAGTCATATCTCGCCTCTGACGACTGCTGGCTATGGAACACCTCTGGGACCAAATGGGCAGGGCCAGCTGAGAAGCGCACCGGCTCCTCCTCCGTTGAAGAGCTCCTACCGTGGTGCTGTGGCTGGCAACGGACACGCACCAAGAGGCCGTGGCCGTGGCGGACCCCAGCAAACCAGCTTGCCTTTCCGTCCTCATCCTAACAACGGTGTGCCCCCAACTGGTCCTCGCGGAAACGGCAGAGGCCGTGGAAGCTATGGTCGAGGAGGGTACCACGCGCTGGACAATCGCAACCCGGATGAGGGAATTTTCAAGAACAACCCGAACTTCCAGCCTAAGAACTATTCCCAGGTCCCGCCGCCTGCCTCCGTGGATGTACGTGGACGTGGTCGTGGCCGCGGGGGCTTCCGGGGAGCATTCCGAGGCCGGGGTGCGCCACGTGGAAGAGGTGCCGCTGCAGCAGGTGACTCTTAA
- the GCH1 gene encoding GTP cyclohydrolase I (COG:H;~EggNog:ENOG410PFKM;~InterPro:IPR018234,IPR043134,IPR001474,IPR020602, IPR043133;~PFAM:PF01227;~go_function: GO:0003934 - GTP cyclohydrolase I activity [Evidence IEA];~go_process: GO:0046654 - tetrahydrofolate biosynthetic process [Evidence IEA]), producing the protein MASGSPPEGPKPKSAIPPHVLNGSSPLHLSSETQSAGDSNGINANREDQNGPTPAVRSSGSSRPTLNDPPRDPRDEGGPLTPPATVSRPASPYTLAPPIDFDGLSWPCPGTRERLESTPEQVEERVQKLAGAVRTIFECIGEDPEREGLRETPERYAKAMMYFTKGYEENVRDLVNGAVFHEDHDELVIVKDIEVFSLCEHHMVPFTGKMHIGYIPDRRVLGLSKLARLAEMFSRRLQVQERLTKQVALAISEVLKPRGVGVVMESSHLCMVMRGVQKTSSTTTTSCMLGCMRSSAKTREEFLTLLHR; encoded by the exons ATGGCTTCTGGGTCGCCCCCGGAGGGGCCGAAACCGAAGTCGGCCATTCCTCCCCATGTTCTTAATGGTAGTTCACCTCTTCATCTCTCTTCTG AGACACAATCCGCTGGCGATTCCAACGGTATCAATGCCAACAGAGAGGACCAGAACGGCCCGACTCCTGCAGTGCGCAGCTCAGGTAGCTCCAG ACCTACTCTGAACGACCCACCGCGCGATCCAAGAGATGAGGGAGGCCCACTGACTCCGCCAGCGACAGTCAGTCGACCAGCGAGTCCTTATACTCTGGCACCTCCAATTGATTTTGATGGACTGAGCTGGCCTT GCCCCGGAACTAGGGAGCGACTTGAGTCAACCCCAGAGCAGGTGGAAGAACGGGTACAGAAGCTTGCAGGCGCTGTACGAACAATCTTCGAGTGCATTGGAGAAGAcccagaaagagaaggactGCGGGAGACACCAGAGCGTTACGCCAAGGCCATGATGTATTTCACCAAGGGTTACGAAGAGAATGTCCGGGACCTCGTCAATGGCGCCGTTTTCCACGAGGACCACGACGAACTCGTTATTGTCAAGGATATTGAGGTGTTTTCCTTGTGTGAACATCACATGGTGCCATTCACAGGAAAG ATGCACATTGGATATATTCCGGACCGTCGTGTCCTCGGTCTTTCGAAGCTCGCTCGCCTTGCGGAAATGTTTTCGCGGAGACTTCAGGTGCAGGAGCGTCTCACTAAGCAGGTCGCCTTAGCCATCTCAGAAGTCTTAAAGCCGCGAGGCGTAGGAGTCGTTATGGAGTCCTCCCACCTATGCATGGTGATGCGTGGGGTGCAGAAAACAAGCAGCACCACCACGACAAGCTGTATGCTGGGATGCATGCGGTCGAGCGCAAAGACTCGTGAAGAGTTCTTGACGCTCCTGCATAGATAA
- a CDS encoding uncharacterized protein (COG:S;~EggNog:ENOG410PNWJ) — protein sequence MPQTRNVREVLEASEILLQMCDFNHSQPSAQSDQRVPAADSGGNATQGTSPAASETTGGNTRANTRALMRTAAMPNANQPRARPVIGQQGSHHRVKSAPASNANQKMSQLAVPEQRLIPMNANQSLQAYLIHQQRIAGIAPQDMISMPDQQQNTQSQPGPQPGGQGNTPSLVQFSREGSVVFPQVAPARFDGVLLPPPSSTAQASGAPQSVRFGATSDPANYATGRTVQSMNENMDPRCYLAGREECKFGASHPHSPTTNSVQLPWLQSLNNTPANRPRHGAASQGTRVRRHFNPYLNFPGVLTSFPQLLARVIDLFELDDFLNLYAASKRFYSYVKANPEATITRFAFKRFGDTAQIFAHPCYQKFTVYSRGPRPENIPGQVLEIRPSPRWLKMLDSREKVVNDIMNLFDQSGYTLTSRCVGVLKKIWFLMDIPDNRRRTFAVQNKYLWSDNEIFYAVFIFAQIESRFTHNVSGTPRSGFRRLLLGQKGLTLLRDALKGTALRTNYEVLREFIRWKYVPTPDEANMFLFGVPAGEHGLLQYEYYGRTANREKLQRPDDLLLREMARRQLDMGAMYAWVYVQSEMDPSLKRDYQLEPETSFLHLILYEAKKNSDEPSNWWKDAVVDNYCEGSI from the coding sequence atgccgcagacaagaaacGTTCGTGAGGTTCTCGAGGCCTCTGAGATTTTGCTGCAAATGTGCGACTTCAATCATAGCCAGCCCTCAGCGCAGTCAGATCAGCGGGTCCCTGCAGCTGATTCGGGCGGTAATGCGACTCAAGGCACGAGCCCTGCAGCGAGCGAGACCACTGGTGGTAATACACGAGCCAATACTCGAGCGCTCATGCGGACGGCGGCGATGCCCAATGCAAACCAACCTCGTGCTCGGCCAGTAATTGGACAACAGGGTTCTCATCATCGAGTCAAGTCAGCTCCTGCGTCGAATGCGAATCAGAAAATGTCTCAGCTGGCTGTGCCCGAGCAGAGACTTATTCCCATGAACGCAAACCAGTCTTTGCAGGCCTACCTAATTCACCAGCAACGCATCGCTGGTATAGCGCCACAAGATATGATTTCCATGCCAGACCAGCAACAGAACACCCAGTCGCAGCCAGGACCGCAGCCAGGAGGCCAGGGTAATACGCCTTCTCTGGTCCAATTTTCACGCGAAGGCTCTGTTGTGTTCCCCCAAGTGGCTCCCGCGAGATTTGATGGCGTTCTTTTGCCACCTCCCTCGTCGACGGCTCAAGCTTCTGGGGCGCCTCAGTCCGTTAGATTTGGAGCGACGAGTGACCCTGCCAATTATGCTACTGGAAGGACGGTCCAGTCAATGAACGAGAATATGGACCCGCGATGCTATTTGGCTGGTCGCGAGGAATGTAAATTTGGCGCTTCTCATCCGCATAGCCCTACAACCAACAGCGTGCAGCTTCCTTGGCTACAAAGCCTGAACAATACTCCTGCGAATAGACCCAGACATGGAGCCGCGTCTCAGGGAACGAGAGTCCGCCGTCACTTCAACCCATATTTGAACTTTCCTGGCGTATTGACCTCATTCCCACAGCTGCTGGCTAGGGTTATCGATTTGTTTGAATTAGACGATTTCCTCAACCTGTATGCGGCTTCCAAACGCTTCTACTCCTACGTGAAAGCGAACCCTGAAGCAACCATAACACGCTTCGCGTTTAAGCGCTTTGGTGACACTGCTCAGATTTTTGCTCATCCATGCTACCAGAAGTTTACCGTTTACAGTCGCGGCCCTAGACCCGAAAACATCCCCGGCCAAGTGTTGGAGATACGCCCATCGCCGAGATGGCTTAAGATGCTCGACTCCAGAGAAAAAGTTGTCAACGACATCATGAATTTGTTCGATCAGAGTGGCTATACCCTTACCTCTCGCTGCGTGGGAGTGCTGAAAAAAATTTGGTTCCTCATGGACATCCCCGACAATCGCCGTCGCACCTTCGCAGTCCAGAACAAATACCTCTGGTCGGACAATGAAATCTTCTACGCAGTGTTCATCTTCGCTCAGATCGAGTCGCGCTTCACCCATAACGTATCCGGAACCCCACGCTCAGGTTTCCGACGCCTTCTCCTGGGTCAGAAAGGGTTGACTCTGCTGCGCGACGCATTGAAAGGCACCGCCCTCCGCACGAACTACGAAGTTCTGAGAGAGTTTATCCGGTGGAAATACGTACCAACGCCTGACGAGGCTAACATGTTCCTTTTCGGTGTCCCCGCTGGCGAGCACGGTCTGCTTCAGTACGAGTACTATGGTCGCACTGCGAATCGGGAAAAACTGCAGCGGCCTGATGACCTTCTCTTGAGAGAAATGGCCCGGCGTCAGTTGGATATGGGGGCTATGTATGCGTGGGTCTACGTGCAGAGTGAAATGGATCCGTCCTTGAAGCGCGATTATCAGCTTGAGCCTGAGACTTCGTTTCTTCACctgattctttatgaggcaaagaaGAACAGCGATGAGCCATCAAACTGGTGGAAGGATGCGGTGGTCGATAACTACTGTGAGGGATCTATCTGA
- the HAT2 gene encoding WD repeat RBAP46/RBAP48/MSI1 family protein (COG:B;~EggNog:ENOG410PHNE;~InterPro:IPR036322,IPR015943,IPR001680,IPR019775, IPR020472,IPR022052,IPR017986;~PFAM:PF12265,PF00400;~go_function: GO:0005515 - protein binding [Evidence IEA]), whose amino-acid sequence MDNYEEGFEEQEEREEERTEEKIINEEYKTWKKNAPFLYDMILSTALEWPTLTTQWLPDKQEVPDKPYSTHRLLIGTHTSSDAQNYLQIAHVQLPNPTAPNPDDYDEERGEIGGYGGSSKKAPMEIKFNIVQKIDHKGEVNKARYQPQNPNVIATMCTDGRVMIWDRSKHPSLPTGTVNPQMELLGHTKEGFGLSWSPHVAGHLATGSEDKTVRLWDLTTYTKGNKALKPSRTFTHHSSIVNDVQHHPLHSSLIGTVSDDITLQIVDVREADTTRAAAASAEGQHRDAINTIAFNPAAETVLATGSADKTIGLWDLRNLKSKLHALEFHNDSVTSISWHPFEESVLASASYDRKIMFWDLSRAGEEQSPEDAQDGPPELLFMHGGHTNRISDFNWNLNDPWVLCSAAEDNLLQVWKVSDAIVGKDLEDVPTEELEP is encoded by the exons ATGGATAACTACGAGGAAG GATTCGAAGAGCaggaggagagagaagaagagcgcaCTGAAGAAAAGATCATCAATGAGG AATACAAGACATGGAAAAAGAATGCACCCTTTCTCTATGACATGATTCTTAGTACGGCTTTAGAGTGGCCGACTTTGACAACACAATGGCTTCCGGATAAGCAAGA AGTCCCAGACAAACCCTACTCAACCCATCGCCTATTGATTGGTACGCATACCTCGAGCGATGCGCAAAACTATCTGCAGATCGCCCATGTGCAGCTTCCAAACCCCACCGCTCCCAACCCCGATGATTACGACGAGGAACGAGGCGAGATTGGCGGATATGGGGGTAGCTCCAAGAAGGCCCCGATGGAGATCAAGTTCAACATTGTGCAAAAGATCGACCACAAGGGTGAAGTCAACAAGGCACGGTATCAACCGCAGAACCCAaacgtcattgctaccatgTGCACGGATGGAAGGGTGATGATCTGGGATCGCTCGAAACACCCAAGTCTGCCAACGGGGACAGTGAACCCTCAAATGGAGCTTCTCGGCCACACAAAGGAAGGCTTTGGGCTTAGCTGGAGTCCGCATGTTGCGGGTCATCTTGCGACAGGTAGCGAGGACAAGACTGTTCGCCTCTG GGACTTGACGACATACACGAAGGGTAACAAGGCTCTCAAGCCTTCTCGCACGTTCACACACCATAGCTCGATCGTCAACGACGTCCAGCACCACCCCCTCCATTCGTCTCTCATTGGCACCGTATCCGACGATATCACTCTCCAAATCGTCGATGTTCGGGAAGCAGACACGACTCGTGCGGCCGCTGCTTCAGCCGAGGGCCAGCACCGCGATGCAATTAACACTATTGCATTCAACCCGGCTGCGGAGACGGTTTTGGCTACTGGATCGGCAGACAAGACTATTGGTCTATGGGATTTGCGTAATCTGAAGAGCAAACTTCACGCACTCGAATTCCACAACGATTCTGTTACCTCAATCTCCTGGCACCCGTTCGAGGAGAGCGTCTTGGCCAGTGCAAGTTACGATCGTAAGATCATGTTCTGGGACCTTAGTCGGGCAGGCGAGGAACAAAGCCCCGAAGATGCACAGGATGGGCCTCCGGAGCT TTTGTTTATGCACGGTGGCCACACTAACCGTATCTCCGACTTCAACTGGAATCTCAATGACCCTTGGGTTCTTTGCTCCGCCGCAGAGGACAACTTGCTGCAGGTCTGGAAGGTGTCGGATGCCATTGTTGGCAAGGATCTGGAAGATGTGCCGACTGAGGAATTGGAGCCTTGA